In one Eschrichtius robustus isolate mEscRob2 chromosome 15, mEscRob2.pri, whole genome shotgun sequence genomic region, the following are encoded:
- the LOC137777969 gene encoding SNRPN upstream reading frame protein-like yields MEWARDRLHLRWTTEQHVPEVEVQVKRRRTASLNNQECHLYPRRSQQQQQVPVVDFQAELRQAFLAEIPRGG; encoded by the coding sequence ATGGAGTGGGCCAGGGACCGTTTACACCTGAGATGGACCACAGAACAGCACGTGCCAGAGGTAGAAGTCCAAGTCAAACGGAGAAGAACAGCCTCACTGAACAACCAGGAGTGTCACCTGTACCCACGGCGatctcagcagcagcagcaagtaCCTGTGGTGGATTTCCAGGCGGAACTGAGACAGGCATTCTTAGCTGAGATACCAAGAGGTGGTTAA